Below is a genomic region from Eupeodes corollae chromosome 1, idEupCoro1.1, whole genome shotgun sequence.
tcaatgagggcaagaccaagtatatgctgtcatcaaaaaaggacactgaacgacgacgtcttggacaaaacgtcaccatggacagctataactttgaggtagttaaggactttgtctacctaggcaccgctattaatgcagacaacgacaccagcgctgaaatcaaacgaagaataactcttgcaaatcgctgcttctttggacttagaaggcaattgagaagtaaagtcctctctcgagcatgtaaaatcaccatctataagacactcatcatcccggttctcatttatgtcgctgaggcctggaccctgtcaaagaaagatgagagcgtcttaggatgcttcgagagaaaaattcttcgggcgatttttggtcccgtacgcatagatggagaatggaggagaagatataacgacgagctgtacgggctgtacagcgacactgacctagttagcagaatcaaagtccaacggcttagatggctaggtcatgtagagcggatggacatcaacgctccagcccggaagttcttcgaatccaatcccgaggaacggcgctgtagaggaagaccgcgactcaggtggcgcacccaggtgggagaggacctcaaccaacttggcgtgcgaaactggagacagctagctagggaccgagctggctggagacgcttgttggttgaggcccaggtccgccccggactgtagcgccaccttaagtaagtaagtaagtaagaaataaatgtttcctcgccaTAAAGTtgctataattattatattttattagcacgcatctattaaatacaaaataaacatgtCGAatttcgtgctgcggtaatggaaagttagGCCTTATAGTAAAGacttttacttacatttttcctttatttttaaatagtgttgcagtgttaaattttgtacatttgctctactgacatcacgctttgatcttccaattttgtcaatatcatcggagTATCCGAGTTATTTGATGGAACTTTAAGATTTAAAAgattgagttttgcactatTATTTACGGAATCATGTTTAAGAAGTCGCATTgcattgtctaaaaccttttttgacatcaaaatttgcacaaacggataagtttgacagggatgccaaaactagacattgctctgtagagctcttttctgtagatgctgtcatactcggctttaaaatcgataaggagaaggtgggtatcgatttgaagtttttgagttttttacaagatctgccgtaatttgaatatttagtgaatgctggactttcctggtctgaagccgcactgataaggacctagcAGACGTTCCCATATTGCGgtagaaaggatcttatatgcaaagTTCAGGAGACTTCTGCCTCTGTATTTGgcacaatttagagggtctcgttttttgtgtattgggcgaactatgctgagattccacatgcgaacctcattcctgttgtgacatccctctttcTCCTAGATCATGAGCTTCACATATTCCCTTTTTTCCATCAAAGAATCCGGTATTCTGTGAGGTAGTGCTCCAAGTCAATGTTTGCCCCTCGGAATGTTTGAATACCCTGTATActagagaagtgtcgtgcgtcgatagCAATGTGGTCAATATGGTTGACAGTttattgatcaggagattttcatgtctaccagaacgtctcggcccgcagcgaaatcgatcagcctgaatccgatGTGgaaggtggtgtcgtgcaggctgtatctcccgattatgccaccaaagatgtcttctcttcctagcttggcgttaaaatctcctaagacaattttaatgtcatagccagggcattGCTCAtaatgtcttgtccaagagctcgaagaatatatctttggtgtcttcatctttctcctttgTAGGGGGCATGGGCGCATGTTAGGGTTATGTtgacgaatttagccttgatacgGATTGTCGTGATGAGCTCGCtcacgtggtcaggaagtcaccccaacggcacaacccccaacctgagGGCCAGATCCTTGGTATTACTTCAAGGATGGGGAGCTGGATAAACCGCTAACAATATCTCGTTccctaagtagttcaacctataCTAACTATAActatagacgccaccgttgattccatctagggaattcctccgctgccatcCAACatctttccactggggttagaaagCAATCTCCAGTTGAAGTACTAAGCACCCGATGTTCTCCGCAGGGAGGTGAgggtaggagttgatagacagatttgggttttaataaaaacttttggtcgcttgtgtcctcttgattGCACATATTATAAGTTTGAGTAAAATACACACACAAGACACTTATAAAGTGTCAAAAGTTTCGCCCAATTTCCACTAAACCCACGGAATGTAATGGAAGCGTGAGGCTAGGCGCACtcatgcaacttttagtttcgaaactgttggtttctaaactgagcactatagacttatGTGAGTGTCTgcgcacatgcagaaaccattctGTCGCCCATTCCAGcaactttttaatttgtgttttgacacaaactagaCAATCACCTCCTTAGTTTGTGTCACAAGGAATTATAGGTAACTGCGCGGACATTCAACTAAAtggttgaataattttctgtaagAGCAAGAGGGAGAAAAATTTAGTCAAggtgaataaatattttctgtggattggtttatttcgttgattactttCCGAGTTGCTTATGTGCAcgatgtttgggcaactaacGATCGAACTATTTGGTTTTAGGCGCCTAGCCTAAAGGAATAGATGATATCATAGTGAAGTAGGCTGCTATAGCAGTCCACTTGATCTAGAAGGCCAATGTTACCGGAGCTCCAATAAACGTGaagaaactaaaattataaatgagatgggttaatcttttttaatggaaagttaTTTTCAAGATAGTTAAATCGAATTAAACCACTTGTAAGGAAATCGGCCCTACGTCTTTCATGATAAAGTGATAAATTGAACACCTTTTTTTATCGTGATTGCCTCCACAGAACGTTAGAGTTTTAGCTTAACTTAATTTAGTTAAACTTGTTGTCATATCTCTGTTATGGACTATTCGGAATGTATTCGgaatctttaaacaaattttacatatttatcattaatttcttgatttataaagaaatccacataattttttgtttaaaaatatttgtaatcttTTTTGATGCGTCTTGTGCAACCTTGTGGTCGCACCTTTATTCGAAGATCCAACTGATTCCAACTTCACTTCAAACCGTTTCGGCAAAATGTCATCAATTTCGCAGTTCAGTGTCTCGTTGCCTttcctttttcttaaaatcagtGGCTATGGTAGGTTCCATTTTGTTTTCgtctaataaattttgttcaataattcatcaaattctttaaatatctttaaaaatataatgtgaAATTAAAAGCATACATATTAAACTATCGGTTTAAGTGAAATTTATTATGTGATGTGTTTAAAATGTTGCTGATTTTGATGGATTACAAAAATACTATTTGCCGCttctcaaaaaattctttaacgagcaagaaaaaaaaacaaatttttgttaccTCAATTTCAGATgattggaaacaaaattatcaagCCTAACGGCGCTGAACCCGATGAGTTCGAGAAATCCATTGCTCAAGCTCTATTGGAGCTCGAGATGAATTCCGAGTTGAAACCCCAATTGAGGGACCTTCACATTACCCGTGCTCGTGAAATCGAGTTCAACAACAAGAAAGtatgaaaatttgtataaaaacttaTCACACAGTTGCTAATTGTTCTCttttgattttacaaaaaacaggCTGTCATCATCTATGTCCCAATTCCAAAGCAGAAGGCTTTCCAGAAGATCCAAATTCGTTTGGTCCGTGAGATGGAGAAGAAATTCTCTGGCAAACATGTTGTGTTCATTGGCGAGCGTAAGATCTTACCTAAGCCAACAAGGAAATCGAGGAACCCTTTGAAACAAAAGAGGCCACGTTCCCGCACTCTTACCGCTGTGTACGATGCCATCCTCGAAGATTTGGTATTCCCCGCTGAAATCGTCGGCAAACGCATCCGCGTCAAGCTCGATGGCACACAATTGATTAAGGTGCACTTAGATAAGAACCAACAAACCACCATTGAACACAAAGTAAGTAACTCTACTTCGAAGCTTTTTATATCAATTAGGGAGTAAGATAATGTCCTTGTGTTATTTGCCAGTGGAAACTTATTAAACTGGTAATCGTCAAAAAGGACAGACAACAAAATTGAGGCAACTCgttattgtttttcttgaatttccaAAAGAGAAAAGCATATTCCATATGCCGCAAACATTTaaccttattttaaattagtGATGATTCTTTTGATGAAGAAAAAAGTTACAGTGTGTCGATTAAAATGAAGCCGCAtactttttaattgttatttatgtAGTTTGAATTAAGACAATGTCCTTGTGTTATTTGCCAGCGGAATCTCAATGAGCTGGTGATTGTCAAAAAGGACAGACATTAACATTCTAAAATCTCGTTATAAAGTTTTCTTGAATTATTgttgagaaaattttgttccatattttagagacattttttaaattttattttagatcaaAATTGTGAATTAAGTTTTGTTCGCTGCTTTGCCCcccttttatgatttttgttctCTAATAAAAGGGGCTTCTACATTTAGCGAAAATCAACATCTTGCTGGGCAAAGTTTGAACTCTAGATGAGTACAAATTTATTTGCGCCATTATAGCAAGGGacactctttttattttgattactgTTTGCAGTTTTTAAGTTctctataaataaacaaaaacttgatcTGAATGAACACTGATGACAAATGAAagttaattgaaacaaaaatattgcatcGACttgattcctttaatataaatttCTGTGAGTAGTGCCATGGGTATATTTTCTGCACATAACTGTTCTGACAATTGTTGAATGACTAAGTCActttcttttacaaaatctcgaaaaaacATCTGTTTTAAGCGGTGGAATGAATGCCacgtttttgttaaacaaatatggaaaacaatgtCATACTGACAGAGACTGCAAATCTTGTCTGCTTAGTTACGAAGTACTAAGAACGTTAGAAGGAGtctcaaaatttcaaacaacttattgttaagaacttaaaatttaactcgGTGGCAATTTTTCTAAATGATTAACCAActtgttcataattttaaaatttgtttttggttttgcaaGGAAACCTAAGCCTTTGGAACAGATCCGTATAAAATGATACGACACACAAAAGTCAATACgaattaaacaaatttccaaaaccTACTGAAGCCATTTTGTAATATTAACTCAAGTTCAATGATAACGGTTGtaaaatctactaaaatatTCCTTTGGCTTAATAATAtggctttaaaattttactaaaccaAATGTGTTGTGAAACTGTTGTTGCATAGGAACTATCGTGCTGGATTTGGGTTCCAGCCTTGactgtgctttctcaaattagccgttcggattcggaatGAAAACTTTAGCCCCCCTTTATTCTTGACAACATTATTCTCATACAGAAGTGGTTGAAAGATGTAAGTCATTGGGCCCTAGTAGGTCTCTAAGGATGTTGTGTATTTTAGAGGGAGTTTTATTTCGCAAACACTTAGAAGTGCTTCGGGTCATTTAACCTTATTATGAGTTTTTACTAGGAAAATGTTTTACCCaaaatttgttggtttttgtcGAATCTTAAAAGCTaatataggttaggttaaagtggctgtacATGATGGAAGttcagtttaatggcccattgcgaTACCACATGCATGTTGAGGCTTCCTCccaagctcaatgaaaccagtttaagTTCCATGAgagagaggctgattatgctgatatgattaatGATCGTTAAAGatgaattctcctaggtaattcttgagtttttgagGCATGTAAAGAGAGGGCGAAGAACTGTTTCGTgtttttcctcgtccatacagcttctgcagtagtcatttgagaatacgcctagctgcttggcgtgctttcctattagacagtgtccggttatggcacctattatcgagcttatatcactttaaatctagtgttggccacgTATTTTTTATggcctgacacgtggtgatagccttcttcatagcgtcttgcattagaaaCAGTTTATAAGTaacgattggtatgccagcatttgccaaacgtggtagaatgggctgaactgtaccgttcctggtgagTCCATCTGTCTTACAGTCATCTGAAATGTCTCTATAGTCCGGCGCCGAGCAAAGGTGAATTTTAAACTTCATGAGATGAtcaacagttatggactgttataatAGAGTTTGAAGAGacttgatagcggcctgactatctgaggaAATACgcatatcagatgttgatatcacgttttctttaagccaggacaagacttcttttatcgccaaaagttccgcctggaacacagAACAATGATTTGGAAGACGGAACGAATAACT
It encodes:
- the LOC129940705 gene encoding 40S ribosomal protein S7, coding for MMIGNKIIKPNGAEPDEFEKSIAQALLELEMNSELKPQLRDLHITRAREIEFNNKKAVIIYVPIPKQKAFQKIQIRLVREMEKKFSGKHVVFIGERKILPKPTRKSRNPLKQKRPRSRTLTAVYDAILEDLVFPAEIVGKRIRVKLDGTQLIKVHLDKNQQTTIEHKVDTFTSVYKKLTGRDVTFEFPENYL